In Chitinophaga nivalis, a single genomic region encodes these proteins:
- the gwsG gene encoding grasp-with-spasm system ATP-grasp peptide maturase yields the protein MILIFSETGDNVTDKVMDYLYTYHCHCCRINTEDIIKDISYLNNHYAITFLNGKQVTLSDVTSVWYRRGYMRMPELSSQPGKIPADVLLNVSEDWHMLTHHLFYHLSAKTTGSYEKELEQNKLIDLEIAQACALKTPAYIFTSAKKEIIAFLRQKKKIITKSLNRHTQVKSHRHTFETAGTHLIDEQLLYQLPETIFPSFFQEYVEKEIELRIFYIHEKIFTVAIFSQADEQTKIDFRNYNTEKPNRVIPYQIPAAVADSVRRFMQRKELNTGSIDMILSAAGEYVFLEVNPSGQFEWISNACNLYLEKEIATYLRY from the coding sequence ATGATACTTATATTCAGCGAAACCGGCGACAATGTTACGGATAAAGTGATGGACTATCTATACACCTATCACTGCCACTGTTGTCGCATCAATACAGAAGATATAATAAAAGATATCAGTTACCTCAACAACCATTACGCCATCACTTTCCTCAATGGAAAACAGGTCACCTTATCGGATGTGACCAGTGTATGGTACCGGAGAGGATACATGCGGATGCCAGAACTGAGCAGTCAGCCGGGAAAAATACCCGCCGATGTGCTGCTCAATGTATCTGAAGACTGGCACATGCTGACCCATCATCTTTTTTATCATCTATCTGCCAAAACAACCGGCTCCTACGAAAAAGAACTGGAACAAAACAAACTGATAGATCTGGAAATAGCACAGGCCTGTGCTTTAAAAACGCCTGCCTATATTTTCACTTCTGCCAAAAAAGAAATTATCGCTTTCCTCCGGCAGAAAAAAAAGATCATCACCAAATCACTGAACCGGCATACCCAGGTAAAATCACACCGGCACACTTTTGAAACGGCCGGTACACATCTCATTGATGAGCAGTTGTTATACCAGTTGCCGGAAACCATCTTCCCCAGCTTCTTTCAGGAATATGTTGAAAAAGAAATTGAACTCAGAATTTTTTATATCCATGAAAAAATATTTACCGTCGCCATCTTCTCACAAGCTGATGAACAAACAAAAATTGATTTCCGGAATTACAATACGGAAAAACCCAACCGGGTCATTCCCTATCAGATTCCTGCAGCCGTAGCAGACAGCGTCCGGCGATTCATGCAACGCAAGGAACTGAATACAGGTTCTATTGATATGATTCTCTCTGCAGCGGGTGAGTATGTGTTTCTGGAAGTGAATCCCAGCGGGCAGTTCGAGTGGATCTCCAATGCCTGCAATCTATATCTGGAAAAAGAAATTGCTACCTACTTAAGATACTGA